Proteins from a genomic interval of Luteolibacter sp. Y139:
- a CDS encoding DUF6602 domain-containing protein, with protein sequence MDPKFHFESLTQELESLKNRVRHFIDHRHPPTDGEWKESVLRSMLAQRLPDTVKVGRGFILRRDQPSSQCDVLLYRSDHPIPFCDGDCVFISEDAVLGVIEVKTRLDKDEFRQALGKLADIGAAFTRRGELPILGLFSYEKQGDARKWFSEIIPRICDTSLRKVDLVSVGCDHFAKWWQHDPSTAAPTNTTNRHAYAKWHSYTLRRMAAGYFIANVIDIVTGGLASRNDSIWFPGEGKEEIGQRQIINPEFNPNP encoded by the coding sequence ATGGACCCCAAATTCCATTTTGAATCGCTCACGCAGGAGTTGGAGTCGCTGAAGAATCGCGTTCGCCACTTCATCGATCATCGCCACCCACCCACCGACGGGGAATGGAAGGAATCGGTATTGCGATCCATGCTGGCGCAGCGACTTCCCGACACTGTGAAAGTGGGACGAGGATTCATTCTGCGCAGAGACCAGCCATCATCACAATGTGACGTGCTGCTCTACCGAAGCGATCATCCCATCCCATTTTGCGACGGGGATTGTGTATTCATCTCAGAAGACGCAGTGCTGGGCGTAATTGAGGTAAAAACACGCCTCGACAAGGATGAGTTCCGTCAAGCATTGGGGAAGCTCGCAGACATCGGCGCTGCGTTTACCCGGAGAGGCGAGCTTCCAATCTTGGGCCTTTTTAGCTACGAAAAGCAAGGAGATGCGAGGAAGTGGTTTTCCGAAATCATCCCCCGAATCTGTGACACAAGCCTCCGGAAGGTTGATCTGGTTAGTGTTGGCTGCGACCACTTCGCGAAGTGGTGGCAACACGATCCGAGCACGGCGGCTCCAACGAACACCACAAACCGCCACGCATATGCAAAATGGCACAGCTACACCCTTCGCCGCATGGCGGCCGGTTACTTCATTGCAAACGTGATCGACATCGTGACCGGAGGCCTAGCATCGAGAAACGATAGCATATGGTTCCCCGGTGAAGGAAAGGAAGAGATCGGCCAACGCCAGATCATTAACCCCGAGTTCAATCCCAATCCTTGA
- a CDS encoding DUF262 domain-containing protein: protein MIIKPTSLTVTQLLGSANEQYVVPAYQRRYSWKERQLADLWDDIDVIDGSDNHLLGSIVCLTGHHTAGLNRLEVVDGQQRLTTLSILLHCIHERLKADGATDEAQEIDRLLHAKPLGGKSVRKVCLDSMDSGEFELLAKGESAEQLCNSQLANAFATFRGWVAEIDLEHLRQLLYRLMNQAIVIRLDVSEAKDAFKLFETINNRGLRLSPTDIIKNFILGNSARFGKDELDMARRKWGQLISHLDGINSEAFFRHFLCAHLKKRITASYVIPNFKMVFMLEVEEAEKLPELHWYTDDEGSDEEEDDDGYAETNGETVVKEEDLDEIERVPFATFLDRLVNSAKTYREIALASTGKPKLDRRLRNLRMIKSLQTFGFLMAVRTSGCSDDNFEKILKLTEALLVRRHICRERANENETAFAKLCGVDPRNPLPEVIEAYRLLSPTDERFRAEFAETRFIPRLIERARYCLEQIELNRHGRHPELLVGGPDLVHVEHIIPQKIKTRRAKSEFGDWPAYLGAKYESQHPKFVSRIGNLTLFAGPLNIGASNNPYGRKKSAYKESAIHITKVLPTDYTNFRFAQVEARSEEFADLALEIWPIP from the coding sequence ATGATCATCAAGCCAACCTCGCTTACCGTTACTCAATTGCTCGGTTCTGCAAATGAGCAGTACGTTGTCCCAGCCTATCAGAGGCGCTATTCTTGGAAAGAGCGGCAGCTAGCGGACCTTTGGGACGACATCGATGTCATTGACGGCAGCGACAACCACTTATTGGGCAGCATCGTTTGCCTCACCGGTCACCACACTGCTGGATTGAACAGGCTGGAAGTAGTGGACGGCCAACAGCGGCTCACAACCCTGAGCATCCTCCTCCATTGCATTCACGAACGCCTGAAAGCTGACGGAGCTACAGACGAGGCTCAAGAAATCGACCGACTACTCCATGCCAAACCTCTCGGTGGCAAAAGCGTTAGGAAGGTCTGTCTAGATTCGATGGATTCAGGAGAGTTCGAGTTGCTCGCAAAAGGTGAATCCGCCGAGCAACTGTGCAATTCGCAGTTAGCCAATGCCTTCGCAACCTTTCGCGGATGGGTTGCCGAGATCGATTTGGAACACTTGCGCCAATTGCTTTACCGCCTCATGAACCAAGCCATCGTGATCCGTCTCGATGTGAGCGAAGCAAAAGACGCCTTCAAACTCTTCGAAACGATCAACAATCGCGGCCTTCGCCTCAGTCCAACCGACATCATCAAGAATTTCATCCTCGGAAATTCTGCTAGATTCGGAAAGGACGAGCTGGACATGGCTCGGAGAAAATGGGGCCAACTTATTTCACACCTCGACGGTATCAATTCCGAGGCGTTCTTCCGCCATTTCCTGTGCGCCCATCTTAAGAAGCGCATTACAGCGTCGTACGTGATTCCAAATTTCAAGATGGTCTTCATGCTTGAAGTCGAAGAAGCGGAGAAGCTGCCCGAGCTTCATTGGTATACCGACGACGAGGGCTCAGACGAGGAAGAAGACGACGACGGCTACGCCGAGACGAATGGTGAAACCGTGGTCAAAGAAGAGGACTTGGACGAGATCGAGCGCGTCCCCTTCGCCACATTTTTGGATCGTCTCGTTAACAGTGCGAAAACCTACCGCGAGATCGCACTCGCCTCAACGGGTAAGCCCAAACTGGACCGACGGCTCCGGAATTTGAGAATGATCAAGTCCCTTCAGACCTTCGGATTTCTCATGGCCGTCCGAACCAGTGGATGCAGCGACGACAATTTCGAAAAGATTCTCAAGCTCACCGAGGCCTTGCTCGTCCGTCGTCACATTTGCCGAGAGCGAGCCAATGAGAACGAGACCGCTTTTGCTAAACTTTGCGGTGTCGATCCCCGAAATCCCTTGCCGGAAGTCATCGAGGCCTACCGGCTCCTCTCGCCAACAGACGAGCGATTCCGGGCAGAGTTTGCTGAGACTCGATTCATCCCCCGGCTCATCGAGCGCGCCCGGTATTGCCTCGAACAGATCGAACTGAATCGACACGGCAGGCATCCAGAACTCCTCGTAGGCGGACCGGATTTGGTTCACGTCGAGCACATTATTCCTCAGAAGATCAAGACCCGCAGAGCCAAGTCCGAGTTCGGTGATTGGCCAGCTTACCTCGGCGCGAAGTACGAAAGCCAGCATCCGAAGTTCGTTTCGAGAATCGGAAATCTCACGCTTTTTGCCGGTCCCTTGAATATCGGCGCATCCAATAATCCGTATGGTCGGAAGAAGTCGGCCTACAAGGAATCCGCAATTCACATCACGAAGGTGCTTCCCACCGACTACACGAACTTCCGGTTCGCCCAAGTTGAGGCTCGATCTGAGGAATTCGCCGATCTGGCTTTGGAAATCTGGCCCATTCCATGA
- a CDS encoding SIR2 family protein — protein MDSDQLLTLDALVRSLTVNRGRSVCLLLGAGASISSGMPTAQRCIWEWKRDIFSTQNPRLRESVGELTLAGTKKRIQTWLDQRPGYPPEGDASEYSFFAQECYPTSEDRRAFFQRYVASSRPHLGYSLLPLLAQTGLLRTIWTTNFDGLVSRSCAAANITCIEVGLDSAQRAARSQSQGEIRLVSLHGDYRYDELKNTSAELQRQDQALREELLHELQDHDLIVVGYSGRDDSLMEVLRSAYGKRNPCRLFWCGYGAVVPEPVDSLFRTAREAGNSTYFIDSGGFDDLFTRLALRHLDGDLLAQAKGLLDTMEATTSPIAPFTAPSQPPTSIIKGNAYPLIFPSHVLKVPLRFPPDVRPRTWLEDNLPVSKGAIVGFKDCALAFAETSDVLAAFSDAITGEPISDALTEVQLEKDPRILSLVRRALVQSIAKLLGLGTDSNRRVWETTSYDKHTFNGTRYGIHRAMSLRLESINGKTHVAIMPEVVATLPDGQLADFEATKDIRIKVYGYQHNDVFDRDISYWVRQMKETDLPAIGGGTFRISRAPIYAGLVQRGFSALPEDIQRHVTQRGLVVPDANLVFSSANGSTEVRNVNPLKGLVQNRPWDFQLTSSGLSPSIEIAAICPPQDAGKIRRFLSQFQESSDPGKSERDYVQPFPGFSGAFGIPLKLPSQGQPGWATLDDSISGTGLVPSKMLAHRICQALDSIRYLKPSAVVAIFVPERWAPFEKVDADQERFDLHHFVKSYAARHGQSTQFIRERTALSTQPCRVRWWLSLALYSKAQRTPWRLDSLDDNTAFVGIGYSIDGSADRGHHILLGCSHLYNSRGEGLQFRLGRVESPIMRGRNPYMSIDDARRTGETIRELFYDAKMRLPTRVVVHKRTPFIEEERKGLLQGLEGVENVELIEITIEESLRYLASKLVNGKPEIDKYPIPRGAAVVLNSTSTLLWVHGVTPSAQNPSWKYYQGKRRIPTPLLIRRYSGKSDVTQVASEILGLSKMNWNTFDYYSRLPATLDSASAIARMGSYLTGFGHAPYDYRLLI, from the coding sequence ATGGACTCTGACCAACTGCTGACTCTGGACGCTCTGGTGCGGTCTTTGACCGTCAATCGAGGACGATCGGTCTGCCTTCTGCTAGGTGCTGGTGCCTCTATTTCCTCGGGCATGCCAACTGCCCAACGATGTATTTGGGAATGGAAGCGGGACATCTTTTCCACGCAGAATCCTAGGCTTCGAGAATCCGTAGGAGAGTTGACTCTCGCAGGCACCAAAAAGCGTATTCAAACGTGGCTGGATCAGCGACCTGGCTACCCGCCTGAAGGCGATGCTTCCGAATACTCTTTTTTCGCCCAGGAGTGCTATCCAACCAGCGAGGACCGGCGCGCATTTTTTCAGCGGTATGTCGCAAGTTCTCGACCGCATCTGGGCTACTCTCTCCTTCCCTTACTGGCCCAGACAGGACTCTTGAGGACGATCTGGACAACCAATTTTGACGGACTGGTATCGAGGTCCTGCGCCGCCGCGAATATTACGTGCATCGAAGTTGGACTGGATTCAGCTCAACGAGCCGCACGCTCACAATCGCAAGGGGAGATTCGATTAGTATCATTACACGGTGACTACCGATACGACGAATTGAAGAATACCAGCGCAGAGCTACAACGCCAGGATCAGGCTCTTCGCGAAGAACTGCTGCACGAACTTCAAGATCACGATCTGATCGTAGTTGGCTACAGCGGCCGAGACGATTCCCTCATGGAGGTGCTTCGTTCGGCCTATGGGAAGAGAAACCCTTGCCGGCTCTTCTGGTGCGGATACGGAGCGGTTGTTCCTGAACCCGTGGACTCGCTCTTTAGAACGGCACGTGAAGCAGGTAACAGTACCTACTTCATTGACTCCGGAGGTTTTGACGACCTATTTACGCGACTGGCTCTCCGGCATCTTGACGGCGATTTGCTCGCGCAAGCAAAAGGACTATTGGATACAATGGAGGCGACGACTAGCCCGATAGCGCCGTTCACTGCTCCATCGCAGCCTCCCACTTCGATCATCAAGGGCAACGCCTACCCCCTGATTTTTCCCTCTCACGTACTGAAGGTTCCGCTTAGGTTCCCGCCCGACGTAAGGCCACGGACCTGGCTGGAGGACAATCTTCCTGTCAGCAAAGGAGCTATTGTGGGATTCAAAGACTGTGCATTGGCGTTCGCCGAAACGAGCGATGTCCTTGCTGCCTTCTCGGATGCCATTACTGGAGAGCCCATCTCCGACGCCCTTACTGAAGTTCAACTTGAGAAAGACCCTCGTATACTGTCGCTTGTCAGACGTGCACTCGTTCAATCGATCGCGAAACTGCTAGGCCTCGGTACCGATTCCAATCGGAGGGTTTGGGAGACAACGTCATACGACAAGCACACTTTCAATGGCACCCGGTATGGAATCCACCGGGCGATGTCCCTGCGACTTGAGTCGATCAACGGGAAGACGCATGTCGCGATCATGCCGGAGGTAGTCGCCACCCTGCCCGATGGCCAATTGGCCGACTTCGAGGCAACCAAGGACATCCGCATCAAGGTGTATGGCTACCAGCATAACGATGTCTTCGATCGGGACATCAGCTACTGGGTCAGACAAATGAAGGAGACGGACCTACCTGCGATCGGAGGAGGCACATTCCGAATTTCGCGTGCTCCGATCTATGCCGGGCTAGTCCAACGTGGCTTCAGCGCCCTCCCTGAGGACATTCAACGGCACGTGACTCAACGCGGATTGGTCGTGCCGGACGCCAATCTCGTTTTTAGTTCGGCTAACGGTTCGACGGAAGTTCGGAACGTGAATCCGCTCAAGGGATTGGTTCAGAACCGCCCTTGGGATTTCCAACTTACCTCCTCCGGTCTGTCGCCCTCCATCGAGATCGCGGCGATATGCCCCCCTCAAGACGCCGGGAAAATCCGTCGCTTTCTGTCTCAGTTTCAAGAGTCGTCTGACCCTGGAAAATCAGAACGCGACTACGTCCAGCCCTTTCCGGGATTCTCTGGCGCATTCGGGATACCCCTGAAGCTTCCATCTCAAGGCCAGCCCGGTTGGGCAACTCTTGACGATTCTATTTCGGGCACTGGGCTGGTCCCTTCCAAGATGCTAGCCCATCGAATCTGCCAAGCCTTGGATTCGATACGCTACCTCAAGCCAAGTGCTGTGGTGGCAATTTTCGTTCCAGAACGATGGGCCCCCTTTGAGAAGGTGGACGCGGATCAAGAACGATTTGATCTCCATCATTTCGTAAAATCCTACGCAGCGCGGCATGGGCAAAGCACTCAGTTTATCAGGGAAAGAACAGCCCTCAGCACCCAGCCGTGCAGGGTTCGCTGGTGGCTATCACTGGCATTGTATTCGAAAGCGCAGCGAACTCCTTGGCGTCTCGATAGCCTTGACGACAACACGGCTTTCGTCGGAATAGGCTACAGCATCGACGGATCAGCTGACCGAGGCCATCACATCCTGTTGGGGTGCAGCCATCTCTACAACTCCCGTGGCGAGGGGTTGCAGTTCCGACTTGGACGAGTCGAATCGCCAATCATGCGAGGACGAAACCCCTATATGTCCATCGATGACGCTCGCCGGACGGGAGAGACCATACGCGAGCTATTCTACGATGCAAAAATGCGGCTTCCGACAAGGGTGGTCGTTCACAAGCGGACCCCCTTTATTGAGGAAGAACGCAAGGGGTTGTTGCAAGGGCTGGAAGGTGTGGAAAATGTTGAACTCATCGAGATCACGATTGAAGAGTCACTCCGTTACCTCGCGTCCAAATTGGTGAATGGGAAGCCGGAGATCGACAAGTATCCGATTCCTCGCGGCGCAGCGGTTGTCCTCAATTCGACTTCGACCTTACTGTGGGTTCATGGCGTAACACCTAGCGCCCAGAACCCAAGTTGGAAGTATTACCAAGGCAAACGGCGGATACCCACCCCCCTTCTCATCCGTCGCTACAGCGGAAAATCGGACGTGACACAGGTTGCGAGCGAAATCTTGGGACTCTCCAAAATGAACTGGAACACCTTCGATTACTACTCCCGCCTGCCGGCAACCCTCGACTCAGCAAGCGCCATCGCCCGCATGGGGTCTTACCTCACCGGATTTGGCCATGCTCCTTACGACTATCGCCTTCTCATTTGA